TGTCAGAAAGGCAGCTTTGCCCCGATGGTGTCATTGGGCAAAGGACTTCTAAAAATAAGTAGCAGAGCTACAGCCCTGACATATCCTTCCACAGGGAGCAGATCAAGAACAGAAATGAGAAATTCtggatttctctttgttttcttcctgattttctaGCCTGTGGAGAGAAGGTTTACCTGCTGCATTAGCTACGTGCATAGCCTGCTCCTAGGGTGGCCTGATTGCATTGCAGTTCTGTTGTTAAAGGCTTCTCAGTAGTGTGAAGTTACCTCAAGTACACAAGAGCCAAAAAGGCACCCTGCAAAACCCTCCCAAGGAACAGACACCATTTTTGCAGTCTAGCACAACAGCCCAGGCTCTCTGAAAGCTCCTGCTGCGGTTCGTTAGGGACGATGTAGGGCAGCTAATGGGGCTGGGGGAGTCAGGCAGAAAGCCACAGGAGGGTCTGACTAATTTTTCTGCTAGTTCAAAGATGGTTGCCACGTATGCAGGTGCAGTGATGTGACTCCTAAGCAGCAGTATCTCTTCATCTACATGGTTTGTGATCTCCTTGTTAATATGCTAAATTTATTCCGTTTGATAGCCAGTCCTTTCCTCCCACAGAGGCTGCAATCCCGAGCGATGGAGTAGCCCAGCTCTTTAGTGATCCAGGAGACAGAAGGAGAGAACAAGGGAGGTGTTGTGTGCAAGGGATGCACGCACACGCCTGgggattttatttctctttctgcctacgGTAGTCACTTCCCACGTTCAGCACGGGGATGAGAAGTCCTAGCAGCCACCTCTTGCCAAAGACCTCTCGCAGGTTCTCCCTCCAGGGCCGGGCTCTTACCACCATCCCTTTCCGCACCTGGTACCGCGTCTGCCCACGCAGGATCAGCAGCATCTGGTGGCAGCAGAAGCCAGCGCAGGCCAGTCCGATCCCAAGCCAGAGGTAGAGCATGAGGATGACAAACATCTCAGAGCTAAGGAGAGCTCCTGCAGACCAAGAGTTGAGGGGAGGAAGGACAGTAAAAGAAAGAGGTTAGACACACCTCACATGCCAGCGTAACAGCCCCGAGAACCGACGAGCTGCCTGTATTCTCTGGCCACCAGTGGGGAGTTAGGAGCAGGGCATCATTTCCTTTGTAGCCTCTGATGCAACAGATCCCACTGGGGAAATACTAAAATGAAAATGGTCTCCGTACAATTCTCCCTCTGCTTTGTTAATATGAGGACCTAGATTACAGGGGCAAATTCAGCCAGAAGCGAAACGTATCTGTAAGACTCCAGCACGGTTTTGAAGAATGGTTAGTTTATTTAAGGATCTACCTATTTATCACAGTGAATCTAAGATTTCCAGGTTCTGTTTGAAAAGAGATGTGGGTCCTACAGCAGGCAGATGCTTCCAGAAGCCTCACTGTATGCATTAATACTAGGCACAAAGATTTGGGATTTCTCTCTcatcattatatatatatgtatataaaaatatgttaaaaaagcaaaataaatcagtaaTGACTTTACTACCATTAGGCAGAGGCAGTTTTCATAtgaatgcaagaaaaagaaacagaaaacttccCAAAATACAAtccaaattccttttttaaagctGCAGCTAGAATACTCAAAACACTTTGTAGGTCTCAAGCTCCCAATTCAACAGTTTTTGTAGTATATgctgaatatatttaaataaaaatattctgtgggCCCTTTCCTCTACAATGATTTTAGAACTCCTTCTGGAAAATATTAGCATAATAGGTATCACTGAGTGACCTTTCAGTGCGTAGGCAGACGTAAACCCATTAAAATAATactctctgtgtgtgcatatgAGTGCGTACACACATATTTTATGTATATCTGTGTATTATTAAACACCTGTATTTACACACAGGaacacaaagaaaactgaatgcGTGTCAGTACTGGTATAAATAGCCGATATCCGCTCACTGCTTCCTGCgaggtttaaaaatgaaaaatctctcGCATGCTCCCGTCCCCCTGGAAGACCACGAGGCAGATGGACCCAGGCAGGTGAACGCTGTGGTCGCTCTAAGGCCCTACAAGAGCAATCGCAGTCCTGCCGGAGTCTGACCACAGAGGTGTGCTGCCTCAAACAAGTACGTGGCTGCTTCGGGTTGTAAGTTCAGTGCAAGGATGGCTGGATAAGCACCTCTTGCTTCTCTTATACAGAAGGCCAGATTAGATGGTGCCATCTGGTTTTGCAGTGCTGTGAATCCCAGCTTCTCCACCCGGCAGTGCTGTAAGTGAGAGATCAGGGCTGACCCGTGCTGATCACGTCAAGCTTTGGGCTCAGCCAGCAGGCCCCTCTGAGGATGATTTGTCAGGACACTGACTACAGCCTCGAGCTCTCAGAGATTTTCATTGCATGAAAAAAGGCACAGGAGTcactcagttttctttctaaatgcaatgtcatctttcctttctcattaaaTCCCATTCAGCTTAGTGGGGCTTCACATGCAGTACAGCAAGGGAAGAACAAGCGCCTTAGGATGACGACAAATCTTCATACCGATTCTGTCAGAAGAACTTAATCTATCAGGTAGGAAGCCCAGAGCCAAACATGGGCTTCTCTGCCCCTCTTTCACTGGACCAGAGTGTGGCAGACATTTGTTCTTCCCTACAGCCGATATTCAGATGGGATGTGGAGAAATACAgctattttctttaaaggctttgCAAGGCAGCTGTAAGCTTTATTTCTATAAGCTGCTGAAATTCAACATCAAGAAAGTAATTACCCTTGTTTCCCCTTCCAAATATTAAGCATCTCTGAGCCGTGCTTTTCAGATACatgatttttttaaccttttctgcaGGTTACCTACATAAAGCATTTTCTATAATTTCTTTTGTGTATCCAATCCAACCTGTGTTTACAAAGGTGCTGCCCCTTTGTGCCTCATCACCACAGCCCATTTTAGTCTCAGATTCGCTTTCGCTCTAACTGACCTGGTGTGATCTCAAGCTTATTGCCATACTTTATCTATGCCAGAAAAGCTGAATCACAGGCTGAAATTATAGACTCTGGGTCAGGTTCTGAAATCCATGCCCGAGAACAGTCTGGGCAGAATGAGCCAACTGAAAATTTTCCCAGCATGAAAGCAAGGAACACTCAGTTGACACAAGACCGGCAGATTCACCCTTCATCCTCCTTTACTCCTCCTCCAGTGCAGAGggtgtgctggagaagaagaaaggttaatttttttcctctgctatggCAATGCTCTGTTTGGATCCTACAACAAACCTTAAGAAATAAGTTACCTTAGCTGAAAAATACTGGGTGGACAACCCTTCCAGGTAACTATCCCAggctgtgtttttctttcctgaattggAGGTTAAATGTGCAGGTAGAAACCCAGTAGGCCCTTCCTCCTCAGCAAGCAATGCTCCCCTGTATTGCTGTGTGAGGGAGCAGCTCTCCCCGGAGCCGAGCTAGAGGTTCGGTGGGAGCTGCTTGGAGCCGCTTCCTCTCGAGGGTgttctggctcccagctcccagccctgcacccagccctgtTCTGTCCCACTCAAACGCTGCCCAGATGCTGTCTTTGGCACTGCAgttgctggcaccagagctgggGCACTTCAGCGGCTCTTCAAACATATGCCAGGACCCAGCTCGGTGCAGATGAGCCCACAGAGCCAGAGAGAGAGAACTAATTCCTTGATAATCTCCCAcatccctgctccccctcccaggctgctgtgctgagcagagcttAGGCACGGGGGAAAACCGTTCCCAATGTTTTTAATGCTAGTGAAGCTCATGCAACATTACTTACAAAAATTCTTCTACTCGGAAAAATGACTCCATAAAAATGTCATGGCAGGATTTCATGTTTATTGTCTCTCAGTGATTACCATGACAAATCTGCTAATTTGCCAAGTAGAGagatatttgtttgttttcagatggcAACCCTGCAAACCCAGCCTGGAATACGAAAAGCAAGCTGGGGCCTCTCTGGCTTCTGTATCCCCAGCAGCGGAGACTCCACGCTCAGATCATAATCAACACTTCTGGTGACGGTGCGCGAGCCAAAACAGACTCTGAGCCCTTCTTACTAAGCTCAGCTGAATCTGCAAAGCTAAAATATATGGGATACCTATTTCAGTCTAATGAAAACTGATCTAAGTGTGTGAGCCATGAGCTGCATACGGGGGCAAATGGCTTTTTTCTGCAGCCACTCCCAGGGCAGAGTAACATTCTAGGCTGTCTGCACAGTCCTTTCTCTGAGACCAGGTTTTATCTAGCTTTTGGGTTTGTGCAGAGAAAGGGTTGAGGTTGGAGGGTTTGAGGGCATGTTGAAAGGTAAAGAGGCAAGGCtggaagagcagaggaagagttaCAGGAGCAGCatcaggagagggaaggggaaagattGTGGAGATTTACAGAAAtgcagggagaggggggaagggggagaagcagaagaaaggataAAGGATGGGGATAAGGAGAAAGAGATATTTGCTTTTGGTGTGGAGCTCTTGCAAATAGCAGGCACAGAGAATTTCCTCTGGTTCTCTATAGAGCTGTGTCCCAGACCGGAGTTGCAAGAGAGGTGGCTAATCTTGTCACATTAACTCCTCTCTTGGTTTCTGCTGCCTGAACCCCAGTTCTCCTGTGCTAAAAGGATGGCAGGAGCTCAGCAGGTTTGTGCTGCCAGGGGGCAGGAGGCGGGTGACAGCGGAAAGGGTGAgtggacctggatgaagagaatGAGAATATCTCCGCTGGGATATGGGGAACCTGCAGATGTGTAGGATACAGAAACCTACGGACCCCCCACGTCTGCCTGTAGGATAGGCAAAAGATTCCCCTCACCTGCAGGACAATGAGCGAAAGCCCTCTCCTCCGTCTAATTGCAACACACTCCCTGCACGACAGATAGCCCTATTCTATCACCAGCAAGCTGGGGCTTTTTCCACAGCCTGATGcatcaggagcagggctgtggctgtAACCTGGACTGGGTCCCAGGCTGTCTGTAGCCTCCACAGAGGGCTTGGTTGAACACAGCCAGTTCTCCCTCTTGCCTGTTTCTCCGCCACCGCTCCCCACATGCAGCTAACTGAGGAAGATCGCATGCCCCCAACCCCGGGAGCTCTGGAGGAAGAACACGCTCCTAATCTCTGAGGAAGGAATCCTTACCTGAGAAGAACTGGCTGATGGAGTGAGGCAGAAGAGTGAGGAAGGCCAGCGGGTTCGCAAAGGACATggagagtgcagcagaaatgtaAGCCATGCCTGCCACCAGGGAGTCGAGGCAAGCCAGGGAGGTGTAGAGGCAGAACATGATGAAGTTTCGCATGTTCCTGCTCCCGATGCAGTTCCCTGTGAAGAAACAGTGGTGGTCATGCCTCTGGGTGACTCTGGCACACAGTCTACAGAAGTGAGTGCTGGGCAAGGCTGAGCCAGGGGACCTGCTTCCGTCCAGCCAGTCCGCCACCACTTCGGCTCCTGCGCCCAAGTTTAAGCCCTTGCCCAAGTCCTCGGGGGAGTTCTGGATCACAAGGACGTAGTTGCCCAGGGCGTTAgctgagaggaagaggaagagggccccatgcagcagagcaggagagagaagtgggGTGGTGGAAAGGTCTCTGAACATGCTGGGGATGAAGAGAAAGATCTGGAGGACGAAGGTCACTAGGGAGATGCACAAGAAGTAGGCTGGAGCGACAACATTGAGCAACCTGAGAACTAGCATTGCGGATTACGTTCCTGCAGGGGGaaagcaaggagagaaggaaCATCACCGCTCCGGCTGCGCGCTTCATCCTTCCATTTCCCGCCgggtcccggccccgccgcctcgggAAATGCCCTCCGggggccgctcccccccaccccgctccggggcacagggacagcccgcGGGCAGCGACCGCTTCCCGGCGCCCGGCGGAGgcaccccggccccggcgcccgcccccGGGGCCTGGCGGCAGCggtgcccggggggctgcggaggcTGGAGGGGAGAGCCGGCTCCCGCGGTGTGCCGGCGAGGCGGGCACCGCGCCGCTCGCCCAGCAGagtccctctgccaggcagggtCAGTTTTGGTACTGCATGAGAGGAAAAAaggtggtgctggaggaggggggagcggtttgggggggggggggaggagaaggggaggggggagaggttGCTCTAATCCACTGCAATACGGATCAAATCCAATGCTCTAATTCATCCCTGAAAGCCACGGATCTGCAGATTACCTCCgtggccgctgccctgctccgcgcGGAATTGGGAAACGCACAAAATAGCCGGTCCAGCGCTCTGCGGGCGCAACCTGAGGCGCCGGGCTACcgagccggggccgccccgcaccCGCAGCCGCGGCTCCCGCCGTTCCGCCGCCCCCGGAGGCCCCAGGGCTCAGCCGGCGTCGCCGGGGCAGCCCGGGGGAGCCCAGGCAGCGGGGAGCTGGCTGGGTGGCGGCGGGGgtgccccggcagccccagcgccccccgccggcagccccgggggctccCCAGGCCGCGGTGTGCGCGGAGCTGACGGCCCTGGGGGGTcgtccccgcggcggggggctgcgggccgccgcccggccggccccgtgtccccggcgcggcggggtgcGCCCGGTACCGGCGTGGCTGGCGCCGGCGGAGGCGCCCCCGGCCGTGCCGAGACCCCCCCCGGCAGCCGAGCCGCAGCACAGCCCGGCGtccgccctcccctccctctcccctcctgctcttTTCCTGTCCCGCCCGGTTCGgccttgtccctgtccccagtctctctgtcccTGCCCCGTCTCTGTCCCCCTCTCTGCGCTTTTCAGCCCTTGTCCTCTGTCTCCCTCCCCAGTCCCGCTCTCCGGTCCTCTCCCTCCCCCGACTCCGTCCCTGTCCGGTCgctcgccctgccctgcccgtgtcccgtccctgtccccgtccccgtcccctcggTCCCTCCGGCTCCCCCCGAGCGCAGCCCGGgccctggggagcagcggggggggCTGTGCTCAGGGGGGTCCTGCCCTCTCCGgcccgcagagccccccccctcccgccgtgTGGGTCAGGCTCCCCGCTGGCCCGAGGCTGCCCCGCTGGGACCAGCGTCGGAGGCAAGAGGGACTTTGGGGAAGGGTCCCTGCAGGCTCAGAGCCCCCCCGGGTCTGCAGGGCACctttgcagagcagcaggcagctgggaaagGCTTTGGGCTGGGCAGGCGGTGCCCGGGCAGCACGACACGCTGGCGGAGGCTCTGCAGACAAGTGTTTGCCCCCGACAGCTGCCCCCCCGCAGTCCCCGTGCTGTCTGCGCAGCCCCTGGCTCTCCTGCACACCTGCGTGCCGCACCCTCCCGGCTCCCATGGGAAGCGTCCCCGTCTCCCTCCGCAGAcaggagcaggggagggcagagggctgtggggctgcggcTGTGCCGCCGGAGACAGGCAAACCCTGCGCTGGTCGCAGCTGAAAGCAAGATGGTTTGAGCTGCTCTCAGGTGCCAGGCGTACCGGGCACCCCTGGGCGCAGCCAGCGACAGCCTCTGCTTCTCCGGGAGAGACGCTTGCTCTGAAGGTACGGAGCAAAATTAAAGTGGGTTTCGTGTCTCAGTTCCTGGGAGAGAGGCCTGGAGGACGCAGTGGCTGTGTTCATCTCCTGCACGTGTGCTAGTGTGGAGCATGGTGACAGCAACCAGGATCAAGGGTTCTTTATCAGAAATAActtcttctcccagataactttTGTGATTCAACATTTCTGAGAAAAGCAGTGGCAGTAATAAAAGCAAGTGCAAAGCGAGCCTGTAGGCACTGGATCTGCAGTGATGAACAACTAAGAGACACTTTCGGCAGAACTGGAGAGAAAACCGTGCAGAAGCGATCGAGATTTCACTCCCACCTCCCTCATTCTCCTGTCACGACTACTGAGAATAAAAATCCTCCAATATTCCCTCAACTCATCAACTTAAAGTAGACTGAGCCTTGCAACAGAGCTACGTGACCCAGCCTGGATTTTATCTTTAAATGATCAGACAGTGTTTTCCTCATATTTTAACAGCTTacatcaaaataataataaaaaaaattacagagaaatCTTTTCATGTCATGAAACACTCCTAGACTGAAGGGGCTGCATCTCATGAAAGATATTAATCCTGCCTGCATAGGGAGCATCATCAGCTGCAGCCAAACGGGGGGGGAgcgaagggaggaaggaaggaagggagaaaggaaggaaggaaggaaggaaggaaggaaggaaggaaggaaggaaggaaggaaggaaggaaggaaggaaggaaggaaggaaggaaggaaggaaggaaggaaggaaggaaggaaggaaggaaggaaggaatagaggagaggagagaggagaggagaggagaggagaggagaggagaggagaggagaggagaggagaggagaggagaggagaggagaggagaggagaggagaggagaggggaggggaggggaaggggaggggagggaagggaagggaagggaagggaagggaagggaagggaagggaagggaagggaagggaagggaagggaagggaagggaagggaagggaagggaagggaagggaagggaagggaagggaagggaagggaagggaagggaagggaagggaagggaagggaagggaagggaagggaagggaagggaagggaagggaaaactgTTTTCCACTGGAATGGAAGAATAGTGAagcatgagggaaaggctgtggatgttgtctacctggactttagtaaggcaattgacactgttccccacagcatcctcctggagaaactagctgcccatggtttggatgggtgtactctttgctggataaagaactggctgtatggccaagcgcagagagtggtggtgaatggagttaaatccagctggcggccggtcatgagtggtgtctcccaggggtcagtgttgggtccggtcttgtttaacatctttatcaatgatctgggtgaggggattgagtgctccctcagtaagtttgcagatgacgccaagctgggtgggagtgtccatctgctcaagggtaggaaggctctgcaaagggatctggacagactggattgatgggccaaggccagttgtatgaggttcaacaaagccaaatgccaggtcctgcacttgggtcacaacagccccatgcaatgctacaagcttggggaggagtggctggaaagctgcccggtggaaaaggatcttggggtctTGGTTGACAGGCAGCTGagcatgaggcagcagtgtgcccaggtggccaagaaggccaacggtatcctggcttgtgtcaggaatagtgtggccagcaggagcagggaggtgatcgtgcccctgtactcggcactggtgaggctgcacctggagtactgtgttcagttttgggcccctcactacaagaaggactttgaggtgctggagcatgtccagagaagggcaacgaggctggtgaagcatCTATAGAACAAGTCtcacgaggagcagctgagggagctggggctgtttagtctggagaagaggaggctgaggggggaccttattgctctctacaactacctgaatggaggttgtgatgaggcaggtgttggtctcttctcccaggtaactagcgacaggacgagaggaaatggcctcaagttgggtcaggggaggtttagaatagattttaggaaaaatttctttactgaaagagtggtcagacattggaacaggctgcccagggaagtggttgagtcaccatccctggaggtgttcaaaaaatacgtagatgtggcacttcaggatatggtttgttaggcatggtggtgttgggtggatggttggactctgtggtcttagaggtcttttccaacctgtgattctatgattctgtattatCCCCCACATTCTCATTAAAATGTTCCTGCAAATTGATGATTATGATTTGTCACTGTCAAAATACTGGCTTCATATTTtagaatacagtaaaaaaaattcctctttcaGAGCTGTTGTGCTGATATGATGAGCTGTTGGCAGGATGGGGGAGAAGTCGTCTGGGGATGAATTTGTCTATGCACGTGCATGTGTACGTAAGAGAGAGATGGGTAAATAAGGAGATTAGCACAGGAAGTAAGTGAGTAATGAGAACAGTAGTTAATTTGGAGCAAGCATTAAAAAGTAACAATATTTACTGCAGGAATTTGATTTTCTCCTGCTGTAAAATCAACATAATGAAAGAACTTGGATGTGCGGCCCTCCTTATCTCCCTTTTCGTTCTTTGAAGAGACAGTTTCCCTGGACAGTCTGGTTGTGACCCAGGAGATGGAGTATTTCTCCACCCTGCTTTTCAACCGCAGGCAAATTACTTCACCCATGTGTCAGCGTTTTCCTGTCTTTTGGATAGGGTAGGGATTATGCTACATGCTCTGGCAGCTGGGCGTGAGGAACATCTGTAAGAGCAATTTATTGTTGTTCTTACCTACTGTGCAGATGTTTTCCAGAAATTAGCACAGCATACCGCAGCCAGTCCCTCTGTCTTACCCCAGCCTTGATGTCGCTGAGTCTCCCCACTCCACTCTCCCCTGCCGGCCAGTTGTCTGGAGGGGCTTTCTCTGGTATGGGCCCTTTCCCAGTATGTCCCTTTAGCAAGCATGGTGGGAAGCCACAGGCATAGTCTATACAGTTGTCAGCCAGCTGGTGTTTTCATCGTCTAGTTCAATAATCTGCGCTATACTTGATGATGACTGACAGATGACAGTCTTGGTAGCTTGGTTCCCAGATCTTCTAGTTTCTTGTGCTCAGACATTTCAAGCAGAATAAAATACAGCTCCAGCTGATGCCATGCTCTGATACAGCCTGCTCAACATCTTTCAAGGTCTCACTTTAAATTGCATCCCATATTATGTATTATTTCTTCCAACTCAAAATGTGCATTGCCTCAGACAGCTCCATTAGTTTAACATTCAAGATGCAGCCTGATGGTGATTTTTCTCTGAAGTAAGCGAGTTAATCTCTGCTATTTGCTGTGATAGTTTGGAAGAAATGAATGCTCTCTGTGGCAAACGCAGTGCTGCTTTCCTTAAATTATCACTTAAATACAAGCCTTATGCAGTTTTTGTgggcttccttttttctttttccagttacttAGCTTTCAAAACTTGAATGCCCACAATGTCTGGAGAGGTTTCCTGTTTGGTTAGGTAAAGTTGAATAGCCACAAGAAGTAGCAGGTGAGGCCTGATGCCTTCATTTTAATAATGAAACAAATATAGCATGGCTACCAGTAGAGCTGCGTGCCTTTATGTTGACCAGCTTCCAATCTGCCTCAGCGGAGACACGAACACTGAGAGGAAAAGGGAGCTCAGTCCTTTCTTCATTCAGCTCTGTGTTATACTACTGAAGTTGTCAGGATGGACCTGATCTTCCTGAAGCAGTAAACTAACGCTAAACTCCTACTCAGAGTGAgaaatgacctccagaggccaGGTCAACTGTCTTTCTCAGTTCCTTAGTATCCTTGCCCCAAGTATAGCTATCCCTTGCAAAGAGTCTAATCAGGTCTGGAAGGTCTATGGTGATGGAGGTTCTCCACCACCCCCAGGCAATCTGTTCAGTTCATTGTTATCCTTTTAGAGTATTTCCCCATGCCAAACTTGACCCTCCCTTGCAGCAGTCTAAGGCCCAGTGGATACAGAGAACAGATAAAccctttctcttctgcagacttTTACATACTTAAAAGTGGCTACCATGTCATATCCAAATGAAGCCACCCTGTTCCATCAATCCTGCCATGTTTTGGAAACCTCTGAAAGCAAGGTTGAAGGACCTGGGGTATTGTATCTGTTGTGCAGGTACCTGAGAGCTGAGGGGTACCCAGCACTGAGGGCAAGCAGATCGACAGAATAGTTTTAGGTAGCCGGGTTTTAATCATTTTGACCTAGATTGCCAGTTGTGCTGCATCAGTTGTGCTGGGGCTTTCAGTTGAGGAGGACACTTATTAACAAGGGAAGAGATGATAACGAAACAGTTGACAGATGGTCATGACTTTAGCAAACTGTCAAGTGTGTGCTGTATCTGAAATTACGACTTAAGCTACTGAACCTCTTTTTCAGCTTCCATCTGCCAATCTTCACCTgccctccccttctccttcctgcaaGACAGTGTGGAGAAAGAGAGGGGTTTTATATAGCCATACCTCCTGCCTCAGTGTGCCGAGCCTTCCTTAGGCTGAtactgttgctgttttctcatcaCAAACCTCCCAGCTTATCATCCAGTGCACAACTAAGCTAGGATGTAATGCTTGGTGTACAAGGTATTTATGCAGGGACACGTTATGATTCAGATAGTGGCAGACACTGAAAACTAATCCAGACAGTTCTGAAGTACGTGAGTAAATAATCTGGCACCTAACGACATTTCCATGGCTTGTTGTATCTTTGTATTTGAGAGACTTTTTCAGGTCAATAAGCCATGTGAATGAAGAGGAGAAATGGAAttgagtgaaaaagaaaaaatgcacctAGAACCCCACTCTCCAAAAGGGCTTGTCCTCCACCTTGCCCCGTGACAGTGTCCTTCAAAGAATGGACTTCCAGCACTTCAGAAGACAGAGTGAAAGGTTTACTGACGAAGGGTCAATTGCCTCCAAGTGAAGAATGAGTTGCTGAGTAGGCTGCAAAAGATGTTTA
The sequence above is a segment of the Opisthocomus hoazin isolate bOpiHoa1 unplaced genomic scaffold, bOpiHoa1.hap1 HAP1_SCAFFOLD_434, whole genome shotgun sequence genome. Coding sequences within it:
- the LOC104333726 gene encoding palmitoyltransferase ZDHHC22, which encodes MLVLRLLNVVAPAYFLCISLVTFVLQIFLFIPSMFRDLSTTPLLSPALLHGALFLFLSANALGNYVLVIQNSPEDLGKGLNLGAGAEVVADWLDGSRSPGSALPSTHFCRLCARVTQRHDHHCFFTGNCIGSRNMRNFIMFCLYTSLACLDSLVAGMAYISAALSMSFANPLAFLTLLPHSISQFFSGALLSSEMFVILMLYLWLGIGLACAGFCCHQMLLILRGQTRYQVRKGMVVRARPWRENLREVFGKRWLLGLLIPVLNVGSDYRRQKEK